Proteins encoded together in one Triticum dicoccoides isolate Atlit2015 ecotype Zavitan chromosome 7B, WEW_v2.0, whole genome shotgun sequence window:
- the LOC119341586 gene encoding uncharacterized protein LOC119341586 — MDEQRIARISVTWRGRQLDVDADPSCTVKEFGQLLQDLTNVKPETLKLIVPQSANKGSKLISPFSDPHSSLTLKEAAVSEGKPIRMMGVFEDEIEEVSDNGKRPDLRIIGFEEEEQRLRQRSSGRPRVSLKLPQGQYIFCDFRTLHLPEVELNPPPSEALKRMHMLACDPGIIAIMNKHRWRVGIMTEMAPVGYVGVSPKCILGFNKNMGEEISLRLRTDDLKGFRKYESIKKTLLHELAHMVHSEHDADFFALNKQLNEEAASLDWTKSSGHVLSGRKIFDSYEDEFDLEPEAHVVGHKLGGGSSSLASARVLPGVAAYQRLLSASSTDLGSSHSSVTKSVERYNVQGTQAELDPDDAGQDFIQENVKAEPDPDDDDAMPIDVMIVTSGSAGFVASTKQNTIGFSEPVPDDVAKKSSVGCLEPDPDDSADVDMLNRGINAEHDNEPDPDDGTSEFVLESGNKMEVEMELRTDSTVLKSEPDPDDSSSSIQNQKVRIDGKHMGEPDPDASTFGAVLKSGNKIQAEIGQSRNHSVLESEPDPDDHAANLKSDELQRIEEPVAALCSRLQKAIEMLRSQATPSEAASALQTLFKIIKNVIENPNDIRYRRLRKTNPHFQRSVANYKAAMEVLKLIGFCEDVVSDEIGRAETYLVLKRNDPGLLWLAKSSLEVSMA; from the exons ATGGATGAACAGAGAATAGCTCGAATATCGGTCACTTGGAGAGGCAGGCAACTTGATGTTGATGCAGACCCAAGCTGTACGGTGAAGGAATTTGGGCAACTGCTCCAGGATTTGACTAATGTTAAACCAGAGACGTTGAAGCTCATAGTTCCGCAATCTGCAAATAAAGGTTCCAAGCTGATCAGTCCATTTTCAGACCCCCATTCAAGCTTAACACTGAAAGAAGCTGCTGTCAGTGAG GGAAAGCCTATTAGAATGATGGGTGTCTTTGAAGATGAAATTGAGGAAGTATCAGACAATGGCAAAAGACCAGATCTGCGGATAATTGGATTTGAAGAGGAAGAGCAACGGCTGAGGCAACGATCTTCAGGCAGGCCCCGAGTTTCACTAAAACTTCCACAGGGGCAATACATCTTCTGTGATTTTCGGACACTTCACTTACCCGAGGTTGAG TTGAATCCACCACCTTCGGAAGCTCTGAAAAGAATGCACATGCTTGCATGTGACCCCGGCATAATTGCGATCATGAACAAG CATAGATGGCGAGTGGGAATCATGACTGAAATGGCACCAGTGGGATATGTAGGTGTTAGTCCTAAATGCATTCTAGGCTTCAATAAG AACATGGGAGAGGAGATATCCCTTCGCCTACGAACTGATGATTTGAAAGGATTTCGGAAATACGAAAGTATCAAGAAAACTCTGCTCCATGAACTT GCGCATATGGTGCACTCTGAGCATGATGCCGACTTTTTCGCGCTTAATAAGCAG TTGAATGAGGAAGCTGCGTCTTTGGACTGGACCAAATCAAGTGGACATGTGCTGAGTGGCCGCAAAATATTTGATTCCTATGAAGATGAATTTGATTTAGAACCGGAAGCTCATGTCGTCggtcacaagcttgggggaggatcgaGTTCACTGGCAAGTGCCCGTGTGTTGCCAGGGGTAGCTGCTTATCAGCGTCTCTTGAGTGCATCATCAACAGATTTGGGGAGTTCACACAGTAGTGTTACTAAATCTGTGGAGAGATATAATGTGCAAGGTACACAAGCTGAATTGGATCCAGATGATGCTGGTCAGGATTTTATTCAGGAAAATGTGAAGGCGGAACCAGACCCAGATGATGATGATGCCATGCCTATTGATGTGATGATTGTGACATCAGGATCAGCAGGTTTTGTAGCATCTACAAAGCAGAATACCATAGGTTTTTCTGAGCCTGTTCCTGATGATGTTGCCAAGAAAAGCTCTGTTGGTTGCCTAGAACCTGATCCTGATGATTCCGCAGATGTTGACATGCTTAACAGGGGGATCAATGCTGAGCATGATAATGAACCTGATCCTGATGATGGTACTAGTGAATTTGTCCTGGAATCTGGGAACAAGATGGAAGTGGAGATGGAGCTGAGAACTGACTCCACAGTTCTGAAATCTGAACCTGATCCTGATGACTCCTCTAGCTCTATTCAGAACCAGAAGGTGAGAATTGATGGGAAGCACATGGGAGAACCTGATCCAGATGCTAGTACCTTTGGAGCTGTTCTGAAATCTGGAAATAAGATTCAAGCGGAGATTGGGCAGAGCAGAAACCACTCAGTTTTGGAGTCTGAACCTGACCCTGACGATCATGCTGCTAATTTAAAGAGCGATGAGCTGCAAAGGATAGAAGAGCCAGTGGCAGCCCTGTGTTCGCGCCTCCAGAAGGCTATTGAAATGCTCCGGTCACAAGCAACACCTTCAGAGGCAGCCTCTGCACTCCAAACACTCTTCAAAATTATCAAGAATGTGATAGAGAATCCAAACGATATTCGGTATAGAAGACTGCGTAAG ACCAATCCTCATTTCCAAAGGAGTGTGGCGAATTACAAAG CTGCGATGGAGGTCCTCAAGTTGATTGGCTTCTGCGAGGATGTCGTCTCGGATGAGATTGGGCGTGCGGAGACCTATCTGGTACTGAAGAGGAACGATCCTGGGTTGCTGTGGCTTGCGAAGTCCTCCCTTGAAGTATCCATGGCTTGA